One part of the Leucobacter triazinivorans genome encodes these proteins:
- the clpS gene encoding ATP-dependent Clp protease adapter ClpS, with protein MSSGGAEPVITLRATGTRAELGEQERAAPERVWQTVVWDDPVNLMSYVAYVFQTHFGFDRAHAEELMLLVHHRGSAVVAEGARESMEMHVEAMHGYGLWATVRQAGDS; from the coding sequence ATGAGCTCGGGTGGGGCTGAACCGGTGATCACCTTGCGTGCGACGGGCACCCGGGCCGAGCTCGGCGAACAGGAGCGCGCCGCGCCGGAGCGCGTGTGGCAGACCGTGGTGTGGGACGACCCGGTGAACCTCATGTCGTACGTGGCGTACGTCTTCCAGACGCACTTCGGCTTCGACCGCGCGCACGCGGAGGAGCTGATGCTGCTGGTGCATCATCGAGGCAGCGCAGTCGTGGCAGAAGGAGCCCGCGAGTCCATGGAGATGCACGTCGAGGCGATGCACGGCTACGGTCTCTGGGCCACCGTGCGGCAGGCGGGCGACTCATGA
- a CDS encoding DUF2017 family protein translates to MKLLPLPAGQLRLLLDPDEAAMLDQLVSQLTELLQSHSSTALDPDPLFASLEVGGSDEMPEDPALARLFPDAYSGDDDAAQFRRVTEQGLLNRKLQDAMQVTSALGLGGGVPGETEYVEVEISTETLPAWVRTVTALRLAIAARIGLDTAEDHARLVSEDETRGTVLVFDWLAAILESVLTIMAPGQDPDQG, encoded by the coding sequence ATGAAGCTGCTGCCGCTGCCGGCCGGGCAGCTCCGGCTGCTGCTCGACCCCGACGAGGCCGCGATGCTCGATCAACTGGTCTCGCAGCTCACCGAGCTGCTCCAGAGCCACAGCAGCACCGCACTGGATCCCGACCCGCTCTTCGCGAGCCTCGAGGTCGGCGGCTCGGACGAGATGCCCGAGGATCCGGCGCTGGCGCGCCTCTTCCCCGACGCGTACTCGGGCGACGACGACGCCGCGCAGTTCCGGCGCGTCACCGAGCAGGGCCTGCTGAACCGGAAGCTGCAGGACGCGATGCAGGTCACATCGGCGCTCGGCCTCGGCGGCGGCGTGCCCGGCGAGACCGAGTACGTCGAGGTCGAGATCTCCACCGAAACGCTGCCGGCCTGGGTGCGCACGGTTACGGCGCTGCGCCTGGCGATCGCTGCGCGGATCGGACTCGACACCGCCGAGGACCACGCGCGACTGGTCTCCGAGGACGAGACCCGTGGCACTGTGCTCGTGTTCGACTGGCTCGCGGCGATCCTGGAGTCCGTCCTGACGATCATGGCGCCGGGGCAGGATCCCGATCAGGGGTGA
- the dinB gene encoding DNA polymerase IV — MSPEETEPGGRRSASILHVDMDSFFVSVELLDRPELRGLPVAAAHDTARSVVSSASYEARRFGVRSAMPVVRAKQLCPQLVLVPPTFEKYRRASRAVMAIFQEFTPLVEPLSIDEAFLDVAGSVRLFGTPAEIARQLRERVRDRTGLPASVGLAGTKFVAKLASQRAKPDGVLEVPPQRTLEFLHPLPVEAMWGVGQATARALGARAIRTVADLAREPLPSLERIVGVASARRLHDLANGRDERRVQTARVEKSIGHEETFAHDVVDPATLHRELLRLSTRTGERLRAAGIEARTISIKVRWESFETVTRSRTLPEATHATQRIYRTATELFAGLGAAGRPVRLIGVRAEQLVDAGSEPAGLWSEDDGWRAVDQAVDDVRGRFGAAGVTSASLLTGRDEVVDPRSLQPPERHDARGGHHP; from the coding sequence ATGAGTCCTGAGGAAACGGAGCCCGGCGGTCGACGCTCCGCGTCCATCCTGCACGTCGACATGGACTCGTTCTTCGTCTCGGTCGAGCTGCTCGACCGGCCGGAGCTGCGCGGCCTTCCCGTAGCCGCGGCGCACGACACGGCGCGCTCCGTGGTGTCGAGCGCGAGCTACGAGGCCCGGCGCTTCGGTGTGCGTTCGGCGATGCCCGTCGTGCGGGCCAAGCAGCTCTGCCCCCAGCTCGTGCTGGTTCCCCCCACCTTCGAGAAGTACCGGCGCGCGTCGCGAGCGGTGATGGCGATCTTCCAGGAGTTCACGCCCCTCGTCGAGCCACTGAGCATCGACGAGGCCTTTCTCGACGTGGCGGGGTCCGTGCGGCTGTTCGGCACTCCGGCGGAGATCGCACGGCAGCTGCGCGAGCGCGTTCGGGATCGCACCGGGCTGCCGGCATCGGTGGGGCTCGCGGGCACGAAGTTCGTGGCGAAGCTCGCCTCCCAGCGGGCCAAGCCGGACGGGGTGCTCGAGGTGCCGCCGCAGCGCACGCTGGAGTTCCTGCATCCGCTGCCGGTCGAGGCGATGTGGGGCGTCGGGCAGGCGACCGCGCGTGCACTCGGTGCCCGCGCCATTCGCACCGTGGCGGATCTCGCCCGCGAGCCGCTGCCGTCGCTCGAGCGCATCGTCGGCGTCGCGAGCGCTCGACGCCTCCACGATCTCGCGAACGGACGCGACGAGCGACGGGTGCAGACCGCCCGGGTCGAGAAGAGCATCGGCCACGAGGAGACCTTCGCGCACGACGTGGTCGATCCGGCCACGCTGCATCGGGAGCTGCTGCGCCTCTCGACGCGCACGGGGGAGCGGCTGCGCGCGGCGGGGATCGAGGCGCGTACGATCTCGATCAAGGTGCGCTGGGAGAGCTTCGAAACCGTCACCCGCTCGCGCACGCTTCCCGAGGCGACGCACGCGACGCAGCGCATCTATCGCACCGCGACGGAGCTCTTCGCCGGTCTGGGGGCTGCCGGTCGGCCCGTGCGCCTGATCGGTGTGCGGGCGGAGCAGCTGGTCGATGCGGGCAGCGAGCCGGCGGGCCTCTGGAGCGAGGACGACGGATGGCGGGCCGTCGACCAGGCGGTGGATGACGTGCGCGGCCGCTTCGGCGCCGCGGGCGTGACGTCGGCGAGCCTGCTCACCGGCCGCGATGAGGTCGTTGATCCGCGATCGTTGCAGCCGCCGGAGCGGCACGATGCCCGGGGCGGCCATCACCCCTGA
- a CDS encoding Gfo/Idh/MocA family protein — protein MLNVGIIGCGRISDLHAAAYDGLENATIAAVCDSNEALARDRAAAWGVPERGVHTDHRELLARPDIDMVEILVPHHLHLSIASDAMRAGKHVSLQKPMTLSVADADALIELARECGVRFKVFENFVFYPPLMKAKEIVDAGTIGEIVGIRLKSNPGMSPTQWHVPAAAQAWRVNPEMCGGGPLVFDDGHHKFAVAWHFLGLPTRIHAFIGTTPDGMLDAPSIVSWTHENGAIGSLEVVYSPELLLKTNHYAQDDRVEITGTKGVIWVAQGHGRLFDQPAVQVYADGVLTSYDNVPIGWEESFIRSGRDFVEALETGRDPKLTAEQGREVLAFALAAQRSAQQQREITLPCIEGRSDACGARE, from the coding sequence ATGCTCAACGTTGGAATCATCGGATGCGGCCGAATCTCCGATCTGCACGCCGCCGCCTACGACGGCCTGGAGAATGCGACGATCGCCGCGGTCTGCGATTCGAATGAGGCGCTGGCGCGCGACCGCGCCGCCGCCTGGGGCGTGCCGGAGCGCGGTGTGCACACGGATCATCGCGAGCTGCTGGCCCGGCCGGACATCGACATGGTCGAGATCCTGGTGCCTCACCATCTGCACCTCTCGATCGCCTCCGACGCGATGCGCGCCGGCAAGCACGTCTCGCTGCAGAAGCCTATGACGCTGTCGGTCGCCGACGCCGATGCCCTGATCGAGCTGGCCCGCGAATGCGGCGTGCGCTTCAAGGTGTTCGAGAACTTCGTCTTCTACCCGCCGCTGATGAAGGCGAAGGAGATCGTCGACGCGGGCACGATCGGCGAGATCGTGGGCATCCGCCTGAAGTCGAACCCCGGGATGAGCCCCACGCAGTGGCATGTGCCTGCTGCGGCCCAGGCCTGGCGCGTGAACCCCGAGATGTGCGGCGGCGGGCCCCTGGTATTCGACGACGGGCACCACAAGTTCGCGGTCGCTTGGCACTTCCTCGGCCTGCCCACGCGCATCCACGCGTTCATCGGGACGACGCCGGACGGCATGCTCGACGCTCCGTCGATCGTCAGCTGGACCCATGAGAACGGCGCGATCGGGTCGCTCGAGGTCGTCTATTCGCCCGAGCTGCTGCTCAAGACCAATCACTATGCGCAGGACGACCGGGTCGAGATCACCGGCACGAAGGGGGTGATCTGGGTGGCGCAGGGTCACGGCCGCCTCTTCGACCAGCCCGCCGTGCAGGTCTACGCCGACGGGGTGCTCACCAGCTACGACAACGTCCCGATCGGCTGGGAGGAGAGCTTCATCCGCTCGGGCCGCGACTTCGTGGAGGCGCTGGAGACCGGCCGCGACCCCAAGCTCACGGCCGAGCAGGGGCGCGAGGTGCTGGCCTTCGCGCTCGCCGCGCAGCGGTCGGCGCAGCAGCAGCGTGAGATCACCCTACCGTGTATTGAGGGTCGCTCTGATGCGTGTGGTGCCCGAGAATAG
- a CDS encoding carbohydrate ABC transporter permease — protein sequence MTTTSLLLLPQGKKPKRRMDASRVLLLALMIVAGLTFVAPILGILFTSMRTEASIANDGLWTWSAQLTADNYVRLWAETGMWRYIVNSFLITVPATLISVALGVLSGYSLAKFKPRGEKFITLFLVSGLFIPPQILLLPLFRSFTALNLYDTLWPMIIVHAGYGVALCTLMMKNFFESIPDELREAGIIDGAGELRVLVSLVLPVARPALAALATLQFTFIWNDFLYPLVFTRSDEMKSAMVGLLALQGPYTTAYGIQAAVAVCASLPTIIIFIFFQKQFTAGLTAGAVKG from the coding sequence ATGACGACCACCAGCCTCCTCCTGCTGCCGCAGGGCAAGAAGCCGAAGCGCCGGATGGACGCGTCCCGGGTCCTGCTGCTCGCGCTCATGATCGTGGCCGGCCTCACCTTCGTCGCGCCCATCCTCGGCATCCTCTTCACCTCGATGCGCACCGAGGCCAGCATCGCGAACGATGGCCTCTGGACTTGGAGCGCGCAGCTCACCGCCGACAACTACGTGCGGCTGTGGGCCGAGACGGGCATGTGGCGCTACATCGTCAACTCGTTCCTCATCACCGTGCCCGCCACGCTGATCTCGGTGGCGCTCGGGGTGCTCTCCGGCTATTCGCTGGCGAAGTTCAAGCCCCGCGGCGAGAAGTTCATCACCCTCTTCCTCGTCTCCGGGCTGTTCATCCCCCCGCAGATCCTGCTGCTGCCACTGTTCCGCTCGTTCACGGCGCTGAACCTCTACGACACCCTCTGGCCGATGATCATCGTGCATGCGGGATACGGCGTCGCGCTGTGCACGCTCATGATGAAGAACTTTTTCGAGAGCATCCCCGATGAGTTGCGCGAGGCCGGTATCATCGACGGCGCCGGCGAACTGCGCGTGCTGGTCTCGCTCGTGCTGCCGGTCGCTCGCCCCGCGCTCGCCGCGTTGGCGACGCTGCAGTTCACCTTCATCTGGAACGACTTCCTCTACCCCCTCGTCTTCACTCGGAGCGACGAGATGAAGTCGGCGATGGTGGGCCTGCTGGCACTGCAGGGCCCCTACACGACCGCCTACGGCATCCAGGCCGCGGTCGCCGTATGCGCCAGTCTGCCCACGATCATCATCTTCATCTTCTTCCAGAAGCAGTTCACCGCGGGCCTCACCGCGGGCGCTGTGAAAGGCTGA
- a CDS encoding carbohydrate ABC transporter permease codes for MKHKTLWAWIFLSLPLAAYTIIVFVPAVISFSDSMTNASTLGGDSDFVGFANYQRLFGDEAFWSSLRVTVVWTVVAVTAPVALSLLIAVMLGKLTVLGKFVKTMFFLPLALSLVVVGQVWMWLMRPDNGLINIVLQAIGLGDLARPWLADSGTALAAVLVAWSWQQIALGVIIFLAGLTGVSADLSEAAKLDGASHWQHFRHVTWPALNPALIVVMSLALINALKSFDIVYVMTSGGPFRTTETLALFSYRIAFTNYDAGYSSAAVVILFLLTTAIIGTFFWWTGRKGAQQ; via the coding sequence ATGAAGCACAAGACCCTATGGGCATGGATCTTCCTGTCCCTGCCCCTCGCGGCCTATACGATCATCGTGTTCGTGCCGGCCGTCATCTCGTTCAGCGACAGCATGACGAACGCCTCCACGCTCGGAGGCGATTCCGACTTCGTCGGCTTCGCGAACTACCAGCGACTATTTGGCGACGAGGCGTTCTGGAGCTCGCTGCGAGTCACGGTCGTCTGGACGGTGGTCGCCGTCACCGCCCCCGTCGCGCTCTCGCTGCTCATCGCGGTCATGCTGGGCAAGCTGACCGTTCTCGGCAAGTTCGTGAAGACCATGTTCTTCCTGCCCCTCGCCCTCTCGCTCGTCGTCGTCGGGCAGGTCTGGATGTGGCTGATGCGGCCCGACAACGGACTCATCAACATCGTGCTGCAGGCGATCGGCCTCGGCGACCTCGCCCGCCCGTGGCTCGCAGACTCGGGCACCGCGCTCGCCGCGGTCCTCGTCGCCTGGAGCTGGCAGCAGATCGCGCTCGGCGTCATCATCTTCCTCGCCGGCCTCACGGGCGTCTCCGCAGACCTTTCGGAGGCGGCGAAGCTCGACGGCGCGAGCCACTGGCAGCACTTCAGGCACGTCACGTGGCCCGCGCTCAACCCCGCGCTTATCGTGGTCATGTCGCTCGCGCTGATCAACGCGCTCAAGAGCTTCGACATCGTCTACGTCATGACCTCCGGCGGCCCCTTCCGCACGACCGAGACCCTGGCCCTCTTCAGCTACCGGATCGCGTTCACCAACTACGACGCCGGCTACTCGAGCGCGGCGGTCGTGATCCTCTTCCTCCTCACCACCGCCATCATCGGCACCTTCTTCTGGTGGACCGGCCGCAAGGGAGCCCAGCAATGA
- a CDS encoding ABC transporter substrate-binding protein: MHPTSMKNRAAKRVVALTALVATSSLLLSACSGPSGSGDGEGTGSGDVSLTHYFSDAFGEAAFKEIIPMCGTETGATISNGPMGQEAFKDSILVQLAGGNPPSLASYWAGAKTASLVEKDLLRPIDGLWEANDLDAVIPSGMTESASVYDGEKYLLPFVYHYVGLFYNPTVMADAGITEMPATWDELMDAADKLKANGVTPFALGSKDRWPAQFWFDYILLRTAGPDYRAQLMSGEASYTDPEVARAFEMWKELFDKGYFNDSPNGIDANDAANQVSGGTAAMTLMGTWVTGAWDSNGVEPVTGYDMFPFPEIDPGVEPSALGPVDGWIVPAKGANSESTDQVLACLASADAQRTMALAAGGLAPNVDADMSEQNQVMQNAAKIVAETPSFNFNYDLATPPEVSSEGLNMLAMFVDSPASYEDFLAQLQAQVESLY, from the coding sequence ATGCACCCCACCTCAATGAAGAATCGTGCGGCGAAGCGCGTCGTCGCACTGACCGCGCTGGTCGCCACGTCGAGCCTGCTGCTCTCGGCGTGCTCAGGGCCCTCCGGCTCGGGGGATGGGGAAGGCACCGGCAGCGGCGACGTCAGCCTGACGCACTACTTCAGCGATGCGTTCGGCGAAGCCGCCTTCAAAGAGATCATCCCGATGTGCGGGACCGAGACCGGCGCCACCATCAGCAATGGCCCCATGGGCCAGGAGGCGTTCAAGGACTCGATTCTCGTGCAGCTCGCCGGCGGCAACCCGCCGAGCCTCGCCTCCTACTGGGCGGGCGCAAAGACCGCGTCGCTGGTCGAGAAGGATCTGCTGCGCCCGATCGACGGCCTTTGGGAGGCGAACGACCTCGACGCCGTGATCCCGAGCGGCATGACCGAATCCGCATCCGTCTACGACGGCGAGAAGTACCTGCTGCCGTTCGTCTACCACTATGTCGGGCTCTTCTACAATCCGACGGTCATGGCCGACGCCGGCATCACCGAGATGCCCGCGACCTGGGACGAGCTGATGGACGCCGCGGACAAGCTCAAGGCCAACGGCGTGACCCCGTTCGCGCTCGGCTCGAAGGATCGCTGGCCCGCGCAGTTCTGGTTCGACTACATCCTGCTGCGCACGGCGGGCCCCGACTACCGTGCCCAGCTCATGAGCGGTGAGGCCTCGTACACCGATCCTGAGGTCGCTCGCGCGTTCGAGATGTGGAAGGAGCTCTTCGACAAGGGCTACTTCAACGACAGCCCGAACGGCATCGACGCGAACGACGCCGCGAACCAGGTCTCGGGCGGCACCGCGGCCATGACGCTCATGGGCACCTGGGTGACGGGCGCCTGGGACTCGAACGGCGTCGAACCGGTTACCGGCTACGACATGTTCCCGTTCCCCGAGATCGATCCCGGCGTCGAGCCCTCCGCCCTCGGCCCCGTGGACGGCTGGATCGTGCCCGCCAAGGGCGCCAACAGCGAGTCGACCGACCAGGTGCTCGCCTGCCTCGCCTCGGCCGACGCGCAGCGCACCATGGCGCTCGCGGCCGGCGGCCTCGCCCCGAACGTCGACGCCGACATGAGCGAGCAGAACCAGGTAATGCAGAACGCCGCGAAGATCGTCGCCGAGACGCCGAGCTTCAACTTCAACTACGACCTCGCCACTCCGCCCGAGGTCTCGTCCGAGGGCCTGAACATGCTCGCCATGTTCGTCGACAGCCCGGCCTCGTACGAGGACTTCCTGGCCCAGCTGCAGGCCCAGGTCGAGTCGCTGTACTGA